The Candidatus Methylomirabilota bacterium nucleotide sequence CGGGCCCAGAACGACTTCCAGGGGCAGGGCGGCGGGAATACCCCCGGCGTATTCACGCGCGCGGACAAGGACTGGCAGGTTGGCCTGGAGCTGCGCTGGTCCATCTTCGACGGCGGCAACAAGATCGCGCGGTACCGGGAAGCCAAGGCGCTCCTGGAGGCGGCCGAGGCCGGGGTCCGGGACACCGAGCTGCAGATCTGGCAGCAGGTGGAGCAGGCCTACGTCAACGTGGTGGCGGCGGAAGAGCAGATCGGCGCCGCCCAGAAGGCGGTGGAGTCGGCCCAGGAGAACTTCCGGCTCAGCCAGGGGCGGTTCGACGCGGGCGTGGGCACGATCATCGAGCTGACCGACGCGCAGCTCGCGCTCACCCAGGCGCAGGCCACCGAGGCGCAAGCGCTGTCGGACTACCGGGTCGCGATCGCCCGGCTCGAGCGGGCGCTGGCCCGCCGGTAGCGCCCCGCCGTCGGCCAGCATATCCTGTAAATATGGGAGGCCAGGAGCCCGTCTCACCGGCATGACGCGACGACTGCGCTGGCTCGTGGTGGTGGTACTCCTGGCCGTCGGCCTGACCGGGGCCTATTTCTATTCGCAGAGTACCGGCAACGCCCCCCGGTTCCGCACCGCGCCGGTGACCCGGGGCACCCTCACCGCCTTCGTCACCACCACGGGCAACCTCAACGCGGTCATCACCGTGCAGGTGGGCTCGCAGGTCTCGGGGCAGGTCAAGGAGCTCTTCGCGGACTTCAACTCCGAGGTCAAGCGCGGCCAGCTCATCGCCCGCATCGATCCCGCCACCTTCGAGGCCACCGTGGCCCAGAGCAAGGCCGAGGTCGAGGCGAGCGAGGCCACCGTCCTGAACCAGGCGGCCCAGGTCGAGCGCGCCCGCGCCGACGTGGACAATGCCCGCGCGGCCCTCGCGGTGGCCCGGGCGCAGACCACCAAGTCCAACGCCGCGCTCCTCGACGCCCGCCGCGACCTCAACCGCAAGCAGGACCTCTTCCGGCAGGAGCTGGTCGCGCGCAGCGACCTCGACACCGCGCAGGCGGTGCACGACCAGGCCGACGCACAGCTCGAGTCGAGCCGGGCGCAGGAGCAGGCGCTGGCCTCCGCGATCAAGGCCTCGGAGGCCCAGCTCCGGGTGACGGAGGCGCAGCTCAAGGGTGCGGAGGCGGCGGTGCGACAGAAGCGCGCCTCGCTCCAGCAGGCGCAGGTGAACCTCGACTACACCTTCATCCGCGCCCCCGTGGACGGGGTGGTCATCTCCCGAAACGTGGACGTCGGGCAGACGGTGGCCGCGAGCCTCCAGGCGCCCACCCTCTTCACGATCGCCCAGGACCTCACCAAGATGCAGATCGACACCAACGTGGACGAGGCCGACATCGGGCGCACCCAGGTGGGGCAGCGCGTGACGTTCACGGTGGACTCGTTCCCGACCGAGACCTTCAGCGGCCAGGTAGTGCAGATCCGGAAGGCCTCGCGCACCGTGCAGAACGTGGTCACGTACAATGTCGTGAT carries:
- a CDS encoding efflux RND transporter periplasmic adaptor subunit gives rise to the protein MTRRLRWLVVVVLLAVGLTGAYFYSQSTGNAPRFRTAPVTRGTLTAFVTTTGNLNAVITVQVGSQVSGQVKELFADFNSEVKRGQLIARIDPATFEATVAQSKAEVEASEATVLNQAAQVERARADVDNARAALAVARAQTTKSNAALLDARRDLNRKQDLFRQELVARSDLDTAQAVHDQADAQLESSRAQEQALASAIKASEAQLRVTEAQLKGAEAAVRQKRASLQQAQVNLDYTFIRAPVDGVVISRNVDVGQTVAASLQAPTLFTIAQDLTKMQIDTNVDEADIGRTQVGQRVTFTVDSFPTETFSGQVVQIRKASRTVQNVVTYNVVIAVSNPDQKLLPGLTANVRIVTTTRPDVLRVSNAALRFRPPGEDAPAPAGSPPPSGPGATPFQRPTPPSAEEIKARLVKELKLTEEQQKKLDPILDEARSQYSGLNRVPQEQRRTAAQRIREESRVKIRALLTPEQQAQFDQMPQGQGRSGSGGQSGRVWVLGPDGKPRAVTVRLGISDGTSTELLGGELKEGEEVLTGTLAPGTAAPKAPSGTSQPQQQSPRMRL